AGGCTCTACCTTGTATTGAGCACTCTAACTGGCTCGATCGCCACCTCtttttgattatatatatatatacttcatAGTAATCTTGAACGTCTGTAGGAAGAGTGCTCGTTAGTAAAAAGACTAGAGCGTGAATATATGACTTCACAGacgtttaggtttcacgagtaatcatcgttttaatgctacagaactgtttcgtatggtacaagtaccacacttATCAGGCAATAttaacgactgaactgttgaaattggaaagctggcagttaaatacggaaatttgaatggttgctatagtaaatgcgttacatttaaggagctgctaggtaacaaaacatgatataaggggattatatgtcggtattttaaatttacgttactctAAAGTTCCGGAGTACATATCGGTTTCTGTGGAGGCAGgaacttgctaattcgtttcttctgttAAGGCTACACAGTTTTTTCTTACATATGATTATGAACTTTTCATTCAGACAAAGACTACATTTCTTGCTAATGTTGCTGTAgggtctacattttttaagaattttccatttaatttgaaacGGTTTCTTTGCGTCTTGTAACTTTGAATTTTAACAGTTGTTAGCGCAACGGAGTTATGTTCGGGTTAAACACCTGCTAGCGCGGCAATTCTTTGGGAAAAATTTGTTTGCGTGCCTACAGTAAGTTACCAGTTCATTACGCTTGTTGAAGGTAGCGGCTAGTTCAGTTTAGCACGAACGTGGCTACAAACGTTTGGCGAACGTTCCTTAAGATCCTTGACGAAGAGTTCCCGGAAAGTCACGTATTacacaaaatcttcaaccgcaacACAGTCAAGATCAGCTACAGTTGCATGCCCAACCGCAAGCAGAAGATCGACGGTAACAATAACTGAACCCTACAGAAAACAACTACACCACCAGTTTTGAAAGCATGGAACTGCCGAATATCAGCAGACTGCCCTATGGCCGGGCATTGCCTTATATCATTTGTGTTTTACTAAGCAACAGTGACAACTGAACTAACTGGCCAGCCCAAACTTATGTTGGACTCACTGATAACTCTGTTAAACAAGATTTGCCAATCACAAATCTTCTTTTAACAACCCCAAGAAGAGACTCAGTACAGAGCTCAGTAAGCATGTTTAGTGTTAGAAGGAAGCAAGGTTGAAATTCAAGATcacctggaaaattttgaaacctCTCCTTACAACCCTGTCTCGAACCGATGTAATTTGTGCCTGTGGGAGAAATATCTTATCATTTGTAGACCTTAACTAGCGACCTTAGACAAGCGAAATGAACTGGTAACTTCCTGTAGGTACGCAAACAAATTTCTCCTAAAGAACTTTAAGCCCGCAATTGCCGCGCGCTAGCAGGTGTTTAACCCGAACTCCGCGCGCTAACAACtgttaaaattcaaattccgCAAATATCTAAGGAGTGCCGCACTTCTTGTGCGGTAtgaaactagttagtaataaaattCCAAGTCATATcttttgttgatcacatcacctggatGATATCAACGCTCTGGTTATACTATTGAGAACTCTATCAGCAGACGTGcaaatgaaatggtatatatatatatatatatatatatacaaagtATTTCACGAGCAACCAATACGTGCAGATGTAAGGGTGAATGAAGAAAACCGTTCGTGAATGAATGTGAACGAACAAAAACGGTTTTTTCTTCATTCACCCTGAAGAAGACCGACAAGTCGGTCGAAATATACGTGTTCTTCCACTAGTGTTTAAACTAAATGACGCAACAACCAGGAAACTATTATCATCTTCCTCGATCCTTTTAACAGGCCTTAACTTTACTCTATACCACACCCGGCATAACCATGCACAGTGTCAACCATTTGCATGAGGTTTGCTCAACTACGGCTTCGTAATAAACCGTTTCTTATCTACTATTCAATAAAGTCCATAAGCCTTCGATGGTCGGGGAAAACACAGAGTTTAATTGAAAACTGTTTTCAAAGACTATAAACAATCGCTATACCGTTGAGCAATTCAAGTGATAAGTTTTCCGATTACATTAAATGTCGGCACATATAGCAAATGTTACTCAGTAGCTGTTCCTTGTCAAGACcaaggaaattgaaaaaaacatttaaatcaAACCATGCTTGAAACTTCTCAGAAAAGTCGTGTCTAGATAAATGATGACCTTGTATTAGTGACTAACATACAAACCTCCCGCGAGCAGCTGTGAGCCTTTTGGTGCGAAGAGAATAGACGagaatgatgaaatagcttttAAGATATGCCTTATACATAGCTAAAGTGTCCACCCTCGTAATTGTGCCGCTTCCATCAGGAAACCAGAATAACAGTTATCCTACTGGAAAGCCAAGAGGAAAAATACCTGAAACTGCGCATCACTCGATCAGCATGTGACAAGACCTACCGTTGTTTGATTATTCGAAAAATTATAGAGAACTTAGAAAAATTTATGAACTAAGTTGTCATGTGAGTACCGTCTATATATAGTGGCTCAAGGAGTACAGTGTATAAAGTGGCTTCAATCGAAATCATCACCTCGcgataaaaacaaaaagtaaataaagaaacTTAATAGTCCTGATTTTCTTTTATAAGACAAGTATCTTGTCACTCCCTTTTCCCTCGACTGCTtagctaattaacaattattcctcgatcGCGTGCCGGATACATAAACAGTTTCATATCGAActagcgcgaatggaataactgttttattaactTTTCATTAAATTGACAACACCTGGACACTCGGAAATGAAAgccaaatttaatttttcagcGTGGCAATCCTTGACGCAAGTAGTTTTCATATTAAATTATACGGTATATAAGCTGATAATCGAGAACGCAATACCCGGGGTcgataatttaataattatcaGTTATCCACGAGCGCACGTAGGATATGAGATGacagatagccaacgaggcacgtagcaccgagttggcgAGAATCACCTCATATCCAAAAGTGATGCGtacagttactgatatttgtagGACATggtgtaattaacaattattccatgaacgcgcgttggatatgagatggtaaatagccaacgagtcGCGTATCGCCGAGTTAGcaataaccagtctcatatcaaACAAGAGCGaacggaataattgttttattaaattccttaaactccaaaaaattggaagtacgaaatacgagcgaaaaaagcgagaaaatccgagctaAATCGAAAAATCTTTATGAAGATGCAATAATGTGTAATACCTTAAGGTCAATAAatacgtaggctcatcacaaaaaatttcttgccttttcgggttcttctaaacgtcggaattgatcaaAACTCTCCCcccaaaaagtttttttttcttttttagcttcattcagagagaaatttcgctttccgggaaaaaaaaacgcttagcgcaatcatttaccatataaggtcaaactaaggtatgtgagctgataaccgagattgagtgaaccaatcagagcacgcgaaatgcattatccgaggttgagaatttaataataacaattagtatatactcactcagtgatcttggtatttcaagcaatctgattggtacGCTATCTCGGactaattgagcattattcattccctacggagtgaatataTACAAACTTATGGAGAAAAATATATCACTTATTGTGAAAAATATACTACTTACTACCAAAATATACAACTTGTTGGGCAAATAAACACCTCTGTGTAAAAAGTACGACTTACATGAAAAACGTACCGAGATTCGGAAATATACAACTTGTGTTGTAAAAATAATACTTCGCCCGCGGTGTTTTGGTCAGCTGACTGTCGCAAAAGCCAGAAGGCCTGTCCACATGATCTGTCCACATATAATTCCCGCCAGTTGTTCAATATGGCGGAGCGCAtatcatcctcggagacccaggggcagatcgcggaggcaaggggaagtctaaacgggcaaaagaaaatggcgacaaagaaaagcatagcagggcgagaagagcccctggggacaagttcttaccaggccagttccaaacagcaggggtaattctcaattctgattggtgccagaaattctttgtgtttttctgcccaatcagaagtcagcaggccgtgaagtcgtttcgtgtcttcttacacggaGATAACTTGATTGCCATGTTCGCctggttcgtttggcaaggttttgctcgaggagaaagtctcaatcacagcacaaaatgtacaggaaatcgttcggaGTATCGGTggagaaatacgctggacctttcgcaggtatcgttacagtagcgtattttcaagtgtgcgaggtttttgtaaagatgtcctccccgattcacctaaaatagcagtgattaattttgatctaacgaacaattgaattatttttattctgcccccttttcctagtcgaggtatttctagatttcttacatgaattgcTGTGGCAGAACTTTGCTAATATCGAGCAACTCTTGATGGCACGGGCCAGACTGGTATGTCGAGCACACAGCATGCAGCACGACTTTATTTTAATGCTCGCCAAATTCATCGCTATCGAGCTCGTGTTCTCTTCACGATATTGTTCACGATGAGCCACCCGAAAGAAACAGTTGACGACTGTTCTCGAGGGCGTTCTtacgtttttgttaacaaaaagagaaagcgaaacctttatggtgaatttttgagaataCTGAGAGGCATTGTGGCCCAGTGATtatagggcgcttgccttgagatccggagatcacgggttcaagacccgctctgaccactcgctgaatttgttcctgggtagtccctggttcaacttcccagctgcacttgtaaatagccaactggtttgcctccggccagtttggattcttaacagttgttgttgttgtgttctggtgtttcgttgattcattggccctgaaaagcccctatggggagcgggcAATtaagcatgtatgtatgtatgtatgtatgtatgtatgtatgtatgtatgtatgtacttgAAGAAGTTTTccatcaaaattaaaagtccAGGCACATGAGGTATGCACATTTCCAATAATTATGTATACATACACACTGTATGTAGATGTAGAAACACATGTTTTATTATACTGACAGTGTactagaaaataaaatttgccatAGTTGTAATGGCATATCCTtaagtttcaagtttgttgTGAATTAGTTAGTTTAACTTATTACACAAGATGCCACATCCTTATTCTTCAGGAGGCTTAGAACAGGTGTTCAACCGAGCGCTCCAGCTTAATGCCACAAGCCACCTGAGCCACTCCAAaggataatgaatcaagattataCAACCGAAAATAGAGTTTGTTAGATTTTTTCAGGTTTATCTCAAAAGTTCGTCCAGTGTCCTTCCctgatttgtttggaaacaagtgagaagcgttattttgcattcttaaggggaattttcaaaaattatgcAGTGGAGgtttttcatctttcagctttttcataaGTATTTTGAACTCTACTTCAGTTTAGTTCTTTCTCACATCATGTACTGCTCACTGAATTGGTTTTCAAGATACTTTTCAAAAACCAAGTTTTAGAGGGTTTTTGAGTAGCACTAGTACTGTACCATTACCATACCAACAGTTGGTACCCAGCAAACACCCTTTAAAACATTGCCTCACAATAGTATTACACAGGTATGATAATGAAGCTGTTGCCCTTTTGTAAGGATTGGAGTAATCTTTTCCCATTGGACACACGACTATTAAGAGTAGAAAATCCTTTCAATCTTCCTTAAcctgagaaaataatttatcttTTCATCTGTGACCACATTTCTGTCATCCTGTAGAGTGCTCTTTTACCTCTTCAAAGATTTGTCTATCTACATTATGTAGCAGTGACATTTTGCAATTTGCCTGAGTATGATATTTATGCTGGTATTTGTACTATAGAAAGAGTATgctgtttccttttttcctttttttgcagttctattttgtttccctcaacTGAAATATTGTGCTATTATTAAACGTTGTCACATTTTTAGGATCTTTGCTGAAAAGAGAAATATCAAGGTTAagattttatatttgcagaggtACAACTCAGAATACTATGTACTACCTGGATCCAAACTCATTTTATTATTGGAGAAGATTTCTTCCTCAGGACTCTGTTATTGTTGTTACTGTCTAGATAACACACAGCACacttttgtatgaaatatgaaatagcaAACAATAATTTCGTTAGAGCAAAATTACTGTTGCTTTAAAACATTAATGACAACCCAACTTACGGTGCTCATAAAATATTCACAGTCTCTTTCCTATGTTCTTTGCAACTGTCTTTAATTCAGATTATTGTCCATTATCCAAGTAAAATTATCTCAAAGGAATTGCCAGCACATTTGCACAGCCTGGGTATTGCCCTTTGCAAGGCTATTAAAGAACACATCAGCTGTTACTTTGGCAGCATTCAGAAGCAAACGTTTGCTCTCGAGATTAACAAAGTTTCAGCCACAGCAATTGAtgcaagaaatctagaaatacctcgactaGGAAAAGGGagcagaataaaaataattaactgTCAGATCTAAATTAATCACAGCTATTTTAGGTGAATCGGGGAGGACATCTTTACAAAACCCTCGCACACTTGAAAATACGCTACTGTAACGATACCtgcgaaaggtccagcgtatttctccgccgatactccgaacgatttcctgtacattttgtgctgtgattgagactttctcctcgagcaaaaccGGGCGAGCATGGCGATCAAGTTATCtccgtgtaagaagacacgaaacgacttcacggcctgctgactTCTGATTggacagaaaaacacaaagaacttctggcaccaatcagaatcgagAATCACCCctgctgtttggaactggtctggtaagaacttGTCCCCAGGGATTCTTCTCGCTctactatgcttttctttgtcgccattttcttttgcccgtttagacttccccttgcctccgcgatctgcccctgggtctccgaggatgagcGCACATTGAACAGACTGGTAGAGGCTGTAATCTCGCTTAATGAATCCAGCAGTGAGGCTAGTGATGCTCCAAAGATGAATCAAGCTataaacgaaaacaaaacagaagctAGGGAAGCCGCTTTAAGGCAATTATTTCTAACCATCTGAGGGCAATCTTCAAGCCACTCTGCGGCGTCTGCATCAGTATCTGCGAGTCGGGCCACGAATGGTGTATTCAATCCAAGTGCAAACTGGTCCAGGAAAGGGAAAAAGCGTGGAAACAAGAAGGGGACATCGGCCATTTGTGGATCCAGTAGTGTATCTAAAGCTGTTTTAAAGGATGTAGTTCTACTGCCATCTCCGAAGGTTGATGAAGTCCCACGTGGACAGTTCAGAGAGACGCTCTATATCAAGAACTTTGCTGCTAGTGCGGTGGAATTTCCTGATGAAATGCAAGAAGAAGAAATTAGATGTAAGTGCAATGAACTCTTTGACCGGAAATTAAGATGCTTCTCAGAgccaaagttttattttgtcagAGCCGTTGGCAATAAAATAGTCGAACTGAACTCTGGTCCTTTCACCGGAAAGGTGGCGAAACACGTGTCCAAGCAAGGTCCGTTGTATATCAGAGCCACTACAGAAGTGCATGATGAGAGCTTGAAACGTTGGTATGGCAGTTGTCAAGGTGATGAAGAAGGTGATGATCCATTGGAAAGTGAGGATGATGAGAGTTAAATGGATTCTctctttgctttaaaatcaacGCATGAATCAGAGGTTACTGAGCCGCCAAAGAAGAAAATACATCAAATGACTGCGAGTGCTGGTGAGAATAAAGCAAGTACAAGCCCTTCGTGTAGTGGCTGCCTCTCACAACCCAGCTGCAGTACGCAGAGCAAACCTGTAAGAGAATCACAACTTATGGTGGGATACAACACGTATGTTAACATGTTTCCAGATGAGATCAATGTAGATGATAAGAATTGTGATGAAGATGTTGATTTACATGCTGCCATTCAAGCAAGCCTGGAAGATCAAAGACAGAGAGGTTCCTGTTCCATGAATGAGGCAAAAGCATCTGATGTCCTCCCAGAGTTTGTGGATGATAACTTGGACAATCAAAGTGACTCGCATGTCAACGTTGTAATAAGCAGAAAGAACGTTCTGTCAAGTGCTCTTAGAGCCTTAGAAAGAggcaaattttcatttgttcGCCCAGTCCACATCATGTTCTCAGGTGAAGATGGAGTAGACTCTGGTGGGCCAAGGAGAGAATTTTTTCAACTTCTTATGATGTCACTTAAGAATCTTGGCATTTTCTATGGTACATGGTTTTCCCATGACCTGGAGCTGCTCCATGGAAATAAATATGAGTTAGCTGGAAAGTTGGTGGCATGGTGTGTTCTCCAGGGTGGTCCTGGGCCCAAATGTCTTTCTCTAGAAGCATTTTCCGTCATGAAAGATCTTCCATTTAACACAAGTCAGGCAATCGAGGCTGTTTGTGATGAAGAAATCAAGGAGGTCCTTAAAGGGTTACAAGGATGTGTCAGTGAGGGAGAAGTCAATGCCATAAAAGAGTCAGGTGGTGATTTAATTGCAAACCATGGCTACTCAAGGGTCTTCACAGCTGATTTTAGCAAGAAAAGTGAGATCCAGCATTGCCTCCTTAAACAGGTACCAGTGTGCATCAATTTGGTAAGGAACAGTGTTGTACCAGACACTCTTTATTAAGTCCCCCACCCTGCCATTATCCAATTGTACAGGTCATTTCCATTAGATGTATATTTATTATACATTTATTAAACTAGGTTGGGTTCATAAGGTAAACTTTACCTTAGGCTTATATTCATTTTGTTTGACAATGtacttttaaatttattgtgttACAACTGTTACAAAATTAGTGGTACAAGGGCCTTTGCATGACTTGAACACATGCTTGGATACCACCTAGCAACAGTGTGGTAGATGGCAAGCCATTCAGCAGTTGTTCCACTGAACAAAGTTTTGACTGTGATAACACGTTTCTGTTATACacaattatttttcaaatagctaaacatttatttgttttttgttatacAGGAATTATTCTTTTCTGTCCATGCAGAAATCCAACAATTCCATAAAGGCCTTAACTCTATTAGTGGGTTTGGAGATCTGGTGACGAACAACCCTGGCattttcaagattgttttggGTGTGGGGAATCAAAAGATCAGTGCCCAAAGCTTCAAGAAATTGTACTCTATTATGTACTCAGACAAGGGTTTCAATGATAGGGACAAGGAAGACAAGACAATATATTGCTTGGACCTGTACCTGCAAGACCTAGAAGAAGACGAAGTGAACGGTGTGACCCTGGAAGACTTGTTGGTTTTCACCACAGGGGCAGACACTGTACCGTCACTAGTACTGGGCTTTGATGGTCCCATACTTATTGAGTTTTATGAAacagaagagaatgtgaagagGTATCCATTGTCTTCAACTTGCTCCTTAACTCTGTTTTTGCCAAGGGGAATTGAAGACCCCAAAGAGTTCAATAGTCTTCTAACACATGCCTTAGAAAATGAAGTTGGCTTTGGCAAATGCtaaagaacattaattttattgttacttGCATCAGTATTTTACTTAAGTACAGTActtatgttgttgttttaaagttttcattttttatcataTCACAAACAGTGGAACATTGCAATTAAGCTAAGACTAAGTTGTAATTTCAAATTTGAGAGTAACATTTTGTACTCGGTATATACAGTATTCTCTACTCTCTCAAaccccataatacacctcttttaccccaaAAACTTTGCATAATCAATGTTTGCAATTTATCCTGGGACACAAAGATATCCCAAGAGAAATCGTAAACAATGCATATCCAAGTTTTTGCGGGGAAAAAGAagagtattatgggatttgagaaagtataGAATGTAGTTTGTAAAATGCAGCATGTATTGTAATCAAAGATTCCTATCAACTGACACATTCACAGTTCCCTTGTTATTGATTAGCTAGCCATTGATGCtaattatttatgtatttacATGTTTAATATTCTCATTAAAGATATCTTGCTAATCTCATACAAGGAGATGCCATGCTCGCCATCATGAGACAGTGGGTTCACATCATTTAGTAGAGTAGACAATTCCCTCTCTGTTAATTGGATTGTAGACCTGGGTACTTCAATGTGATTCTCTGTCTGAAGTTCAGGCAGGGGTGCATTATCATCAATTCCATAATGGTGATCAACTCTTCTTGGATCCAACAATTCCCTGACAGTCATGTAATCAGATTGTGCATACTGATAAAATCTTCCTGTCCACTTTTGAAGAGGAGAGTGTCCTCCTTCCCTTGACAGTGGGTGGTTATTCCACTGCATAACAAATTGATCAATAGTGTTGTTTAATCTAGGAATATAGATATAGTGCAATGCATATAAATCTATTTCATCATTAGGATCCAAACCCTCTCTCTCTTCTAAAAAGTAAAAGATGTTCTTATAGTAAGAGACTACATAATTGTGAACATCACGCCACAATCTCTCGATACGCTGATTGTGAACTGATTGTCCAGTTAACACTGGTTTGGAATCCACACCATATCGAGTTAGCATAAGTCTGGCAACATCCACATTTTCAGTCCCATAATCAGTGCGTATCCTTCTAGGATAATGGTAAATATTGGTAGCTGCGACAAACAGGTCCAGAACTGTTGATGCTTCATTATTTGTGGATGCTTTGAGGAACACAACAGTGCGGGAAAATCCATCTATGGCACCaattcaggccttctgatattacgcgatggtgcgatttcgcacaatcggcctcaaatcgcatccgatcgcacaattcacgaaaaatcgcatactttacaaaaggacgcacaaaattcataaaatgaaacataaatcaacacgtttcttagaaattcctgcataaatacgccatttttaagatgatttatcttggaaaaaggctaaaaaacctttgtcaccttcgatgtCGTAAACATTCGaggttcaaggctttatttttcatgtcggggacctggtacgagtctccttctattggtgcaacacaaacatgcccttatatacacaccactgaaatgacacagttgccttctcttagagaagagatttgtgaaaaataagcgaagttgtaagtttttcggcaaaatgtagtttctttagttgaaaactgataaaaacttattcatgcataagtttgttgtgaaaaacgctcgctttttcttcgacgaagaaggaagttcccaccttccgcccaatctcACAGCTCACGATCAAGCAAGAaacgctccacgtggacgatggactgatgtttttctggtcgtgcaatattagggccttttatacgagagaaaataagccgcggttTACTCtagccacggtgtacaaaatacgcaaaaggaactatttatacgaatatatattcccaggtcaatataagccgcggcttgaaaaagacgtgaacgtagattttgtaccatttatacggtacggggtgaacattcgagtcttctgtaagccgcggccagagaaacccgcggcttattttctctcgtataaatgggggtatggccctattgtgattgaccatcttcggaagttcgtggttgacaagcaccttgatcattcatttggcattttagctgtgtcctttcaacttttaacgtggtgcaccggtagtgcagaagacctcattttttttatttatcccaactaatgccGATCGAGATacgtaattactgttcctttgtgttcaaaatgtctttagggcagcaaaaaagtgtttttcttaacctgaaaccttataaaacaagcttaaaattgctgagaaaaaaagcgcataatttacattatttatcgcataattgccCTTTTAATcacacaatctgccctgaaaaaatcgcataatttgcattttttaatcgcaccctatcagaaggcctgcacCATGGATGACGATGCACCACCTTATTAATTTGTGGTGACCATCAAGATAACCtacgatcaggcccatttttagcttcgcccatatgttctcttatgtcgtcgctcgctaaaattgggcctgaccaaaagtctctcaagaattccggacggtcggccaaattttggccgaccaaactcgtgatctgattggctgttgaaacgccggaagtgaaaatgccatcgtgattgcgcggagctctcgtgaagtcctcgagactaatccgccataagtgtacgaagaaatttgctcccttttgttcttacaatgctgtggacggtgcaacttgattttttttgtataaatggagatatgccatctgaaatatctcataacttgtccagaatcgggtttgaatctctggaacgagtgaaattagcgattccgttgtcgagctctgtggccatggggttgaaagaACTTTGGCACGAagttccctgatgttttgaaagccgctaaatagctggttctttcaaatggcaatgaaagccgatgcatattggtttcctggatgagacaagggacatatatatcaacaggaggagatgctgataaaatcgcaagttacacgaatgcatgttttgaatatctgtgtatcaaacggctttatttatttactgtacatcaCTGATGACACGGTttttttgcacacttcataatatttccagttgatttaacttaaaactcacactccagaaactaaaatgcaatgtttccagagagatcaattgtacaacaataaaagaaactttgcgagtccatcttactgttcgtactccatcaaaaaattaacagccaaacgtatcatgattttactgcgcgcaattctagaaatacactgcaactgaagatattacccgaaaaaatcaccaaagaaaccttcatgggaaacacgttaaaggaataatgtatttctcttttttttctttaaaaatctattgccaaaccgtccaacgacaaaatgctaggttatctcaattacaaattaagatgtcaagcggagggagaattacaccggcctttgccgcaatatagtcg
Above is a window of Montipora capricornis isolate CH-2021 chromosome 6, ASM3666992v2, whole genome shotgun sequence DNA encoding:
- the LOC138054151 gene encoding G2/M phase-specific E3 ubiquitin-protein ligase-like, coding for MDSLFALKSTHESEVTEPPKKKIHQMTASAGENKASTSPSCSGCLSQPSCSTQSKPVRESQLMVGYNTYVNMFPDEINVDDKNCDEDVDLHAAIQASLEDQRQRGSCSMNEAKASDVLPEFVDDNLDNQSDSHVNVVISRKNVLSSALRALERGKFSFVRPVHIMFSGEDGVDSGGPRREFFQLLMMSLKNLGIFYGTWFSHDLELLHGNKYELAGKLVAWCVLQGGPGPKCLSLEAFSVMKDLPFNTSQAIEAVCDEEIKEVLKGLQGCVSEGEVNAIKESGGDLIANHGYSRVFTADFSKKSEIQHCLLKQVPVCINLELFFSVHAEIQQFHKGLNSISGFGDLVTNNPGIFKIVLGVGNQKISAQSFKKLYSIMYSDKGFNDRDKEDKTIYCLDLYLQDLEEDEVNGVTLEDLLVFTTGADTVPSLVLGFDGPILIEFYETEENVKRYPLSSTCSLTLFLPRGIEDPKEFNSLLTHALENEVGFGKC